In a genomic window of Salegentibacter salegens:
- a CDS encoding glutamate synthase subunit beta, with protein sequence MGKIRGFMEYDRKVEETEAVENRVKDYKEFTKEMSPEELGDQGARCMDCGIPFCHSGCPLGNLIPDFNHAVYKNDWKKALSILHGTNNFPEFTGRLCPAPCESACVLGITDPPVAIELIEKYIVERGFKEGWVTPQPPKSRTGKTAAVVGSGPAGLAAAQQLNRSGHEVTVFERDKKIGGLLRYGIPDFKMEKHVIDRRVNIMKQEGIKFETGVHVGENYEAEKLKEFDAVVLCGGATKHRNLPIDGAEGDGVMQAMDFLKNNNEVVDGLKEQTEKFSAEGKNVIVIGGGDTGSDCVGTSNRHGAKSVTNFEIMPVPGEHRDKENPWPYWPFTLKTTSSHEEGVERNWSINTKEFIRDKEGNLKALKTVNIEWIKGKNGRPQLKEVEGSEKEWPCELILLALGFTGPEKTLSEQLGLELDSRTNIKGDKSYQTNIPNIFTAGDMRRGQSLIVWAISEGREAAYHVDKFLMGKSLLPRKGEGDLPAA encoded by the coding sequence ATGGGTAAGATAAGAGGTTTTATGGAATACGACCGCAAGGTGGAAGAGACAGAAGCTGTTGAAAATCGAGTTAAAGATTATAAAGAATTTACAAAAGAAATGTCTCCAGAAGAGCTGGGAGACCAGGGAGCAAGGTGTATGGATTGCGGAATTCCGTTTTGTCACAGCGGCTGCCCGCTTGGAAACTTAATTCCAGATTTTAACCATGCGGTTTATAAAAACGACTGGAAAAAGGCACTTAGCATTTTACATGGAACCAATAATTTCCCTGAATTTACCGGGAGATTATGCCCGGCACCTTGCGAATCTGCTTGTGTTCTGGGAATTACAGATCCGCCGGTGGCCATTGAACTTATTGAGAAATATATTGTTGAGCGAGGATTTAAAGAAGGTTGGGTAACACCGCAACCTCCAAAATCCAGAACAGGAAAAACAGCCGCAGTTGTAGGCTCGGGTCCTGCCGGGCTTGCAGCAGCACAACAGCTAAACCGATCCGGCCACGAAGTCACCGTTTTTGAGCGTGACAAGAAAATTGGCGGACTTCTACGTTATGGAATTCCAGATTTTAAGATGGAAAAACATGTGATAGATCGCCGGGTAAATATTATGAAACAAGAAGGAATCAAATTTGAAACAGGGGTTCATGTAGGCGAAAATTATGAAGCAGAAAAACTCAAAGAATTTGATGCCGTAGTACTTTGCGGTGGTGCCACTAAACACCGAAATCTTCCTATTGATGGAGCCGAAGGTGACGGTGTGATGCAGGCAATGGATTTCCTAAAAAATAACAACGAAGTTGTAGACGGATTAAAAGAGCAAACCGAAAAATTTTCAGCTGAAGGTAAAAATGTGATTGTTATTGGAGGTGGTGACACCGGTTCCGACTGTGTTGGAACTTCTAATCGCCACGGAGCAAAATCGGTTACCAATTTTGAAATCATGCCGGTTCCAGGAGAACATAGAGACAAAGAAAATCCTTGGCCATACTGGCCGTTTACGCTAAAAACTACTTCTTCTCACGAAGAAGGTGTGGAGCGCAATTGGAGTATTAATACCAAAGAATTTATTAGGGATAAAGAAGGAAACTTAAAAGCTCTAAAAACAGTAAATATAGAATGGATTAAAGGTAAAAATGGAAGGCCACAGCTAAAAGAAGTTGAAGGATCTGAAAAAGAATGGCCTTGTGAACTAATACTTTTAGCTTTAGGATTTACAGGACCAGAAAAAACTTTAAGTGAACAATTAGGTTTGGAACTTGATAGCAGAACTAATATTAAAGGAGATAAAAGTTACCAAACCAACATTCCAAATATATTTACCGCAGGAGATATGCGTCGCGGGCAATCTTTAATTGTTTGGGCAATTTCTGAAGGTCGTGAGGCTGCATATCACGTAGATAAATTTTTAATGGGAAAATCTTTGTTACCAAGAAAAGGGGAAGGTGATCTTCCCGCTGCTTAA